Proteins from one Drosophila gunungcola strain Sukarami chromosome 3R, Dgunungcola_SK_2, whole genome shotgun sequence genomic window:
- the LOC128266148 gene encoding uncharacterized protein LOC128266148 isoform X3 translates to MRFPPLLFHLRQQEERVKPGKRQEEELQHKKKKKQQLQHCRRDIVVDVSVAAAQQLHQLAMNYNCNYNNNNYICSSPDNNNKDREQDTQHQQPHQQPMQATLRTASSSSSSTSSTSTSKTRAGTTSLIYLPPFCCPCKHVPAVGTRRRSRSQTLSRGSGSCHGSCCCPPDWEHKNYDKHASAATLTPATATAEAAAAATTKTGPAAATMSSSWDGKFLLPGIQLPVAAAGHSCPDLRQTSQLVIPTVAGGEVQVNVEGGVLECGKRCWRRERIRREGPSHASAASLAQVNPISTSPATMKGASGAGVAATTTAHNSQTTTKTTARGTTGAALPHDEEYDECRCFNYNGDISLDRRGEAAELSGITWLMFLWQQLLPGNGNNTHTHTHSHSHESSFPAGTTTKTARSRSCAMTSTQSWLGPLLMLLLATSVSGWGGRQDAPANCTFPARWEGSWFLSGYQQSIHIKGSQFSYRGRCAASDGNKYLIVDEKGCHRCLVIYEKHKNVLQYKESECEGDSMYMHQSNPSALAMRSSNKQSDHRGGAHPNTNGHSRLSSSDQYIMRSNDDMNDSSLGPLPNYWGV, encoded by the exons ATGCGATTTCCTCCGTTGCTTTTTCACCTAAGACAACAAGAAGAACGGGTAAAACCAGGAAAGCGGCAAGAAGAAGAGCTTCAGcacaagaaaaagaagaagcagcagctcCAACATTGTCGCCGCGACATCGTCGTCGACGTCAGCGTCGCTGCAGCGCAGCAGCTTCATCAGCTAGCCATGAACTACAACtgcaactacaacaacaacaactacatcTGCAGCAGCcccgacaacaacaacaaagacaGAGAACAG GACACACAGCATCAGCAGCCACATCAGCAACCAATGCAGGCGACACTGAGGACGGcgagctccagctccagctccaccaGCTCCACGTCCACATCCAAGACGAGAGCAGGAACAACGTCGTTAATCTATTTACCGCCTTTCTGCTGTCCATGTAAGCATGTGCCTGCGGTCGGCACCAGGAGGCGGAGTCGAAGCCAGACTTTGAGCCGTGGCAGCGGGAGTTGCCACGGCAGCTGCTGTTGTCCGCCCGACTGggaacataaaaattatgataaaCATGCTTCAGCGGCCACGTTgacaccagcaacagcaacagcagaagcagcagcagcagcaacaaccaaaACAGGACCTGCAGCGGCAACAATGTCCTCTTCCTGGGATGGTAAATTCCTGCTGCCGGGTATTCAGTTACCCGTGGCCGCAGCGGGGCATAGTTGCCCCGATCTCCGGCAGACGTCGCAATTAGTTATCCCCACTGTTGCTGGCGGGGAAGTGCAGGTGAACGTGGAAGGCGGCGTCTTGGAATGCGGCAAGCGATGCTGGCGACGTGAGCGAATCCGGCGCGAAGGACCAAGTCATGCGTCTGCGGCGTCGCTTGCCCAGGTAAATCCAATCAGCACTAGCCCAGCAACAATGAAAGGAGCATCAGGAGCGGGAGTGGCAGCAACGACAACCGCGCACAATTCGCAAACAACGACAAAAACAACGGCAAGGGGCACAACTGGTGCAGCGTTGCCGCATGATGAAGAGTATGATGAATGTAGGTGCTTTAACTATAACGGTGATATTAGTCTGGATCGGCGGGGCGAGGCCGCGGAACTTTCCGGCATTACGTGGCTGATGTTCTTgtggcagcagctgctgccggGCAACGGAAACAatacccacacccacacccactcgCACTCCCACGAATCCAGCTTCCCAGCGGGGACAACAACGAAAACAgcaaggagcaggagctgcgCCATGACGTCGACACAAAGTTGGCTGGGACCGCTGCTTATGCTTCTTTTGGCCACGTCCGTCAGCGGCTGGGGCGGTCGGCAAGATG CGCCCGCAAATTGCACGTTTCCGGCACGATGGGAGGGCTCCTGGTTCCTATCCGGCTATCAGCAATCCATACACATCAAGGGCTCCCAGTTCAGCTATCGCGGCAGGTGTGCGGCCTCCGATGGTAACAAATATCTGATTGTCGACGA gAAAGGATGTCATCGTTGCCTGGTTATCTATGAGAAGCATAAAAATGTGCTCCAATATAAAGAAAGTGAGTGCGAAGGTGATAGTATGTATATGCATCAGTCGAACCCATCTGCACTGGCGATGCGTAGCTCTAATAAACAAAGTGATCATAGGGGGGGAGCTCATCCCAATACGAACGGGCATTCAAGACTATCTTCATCGGATCAGTACATAATGAGATCCAATGACGATATGAATGATT
- the LOC128266148 gene encoding uncharacterized protein LOC128266148 isoform X4, which translates to MRFPPLLFHLRQQEERVKPGKRQEEELQHKKKKKQQLQHCRRDIVVDVSVAAAQQLHQLAMNYNCNYNNNNYICSSPDNNNKDREQDTQHQQPHQQPMQATLRTASSSSSSTSSTSTSKTRAGTTSLIYLPPFCCPCKHVPAVGTRRRSRSQTLSRGSGSCHGSCCCPPDWEHKNYDKHASAATLTPATATAEAAAAATTKTGPAAATMSSSWDGKFLLPGIQLPVAAAGHSCPDLRQTSQLVIPTVAGGEVQVNVEGGVLECGKRCWRRERIRREGPSHASAASLAQVNPISTSPATMKGASGAGVAATTTAHNSQTTTKTTARGTTGAALPHDEEYDECRCFNYNGDISLDRRGEAAELSGITWLMFLWQQLLPGNGNNTHTHTHSHSHESSFPAGTTTKTARSRSCAMTSTQSWLGPLLMLLLATSVSGWGGRQDAPANCTFPARWEGSWFLSGYQQSIHIKGSQFSYRGRCAASDGNKYLIVDEKGCHRCLVIYEKHKNVLQYKESECEGDSMYMHQSNPSALAMRSSNKQSDHRGGAHPNTNGHSRLSSSDQYIMRSNDDMNDCKH; encoded by the exons ATGCGATTTCCTCCGTTGCTTTTTCACCTAAGACAACAAGAAGAACGGGTAAAACCAGGAAAGCGGCAAGAAGAAGAGCTTCAGcacaagaaaaagaagaagcagcagctcCAACATTGTCGCCGCGACATCGTCGTCGACGTCAGCGTCGCTGCAGCGCAGCAGCTTCATCAGCTAGCCATGAACTACAACtgcaactacaacaacaacaactacatcTGCAGCAGCcccgacaacaacaacaaagacaGAGAACAG GACACACAGCATCAGCAGCCACATCAGCAACCAATGCAGGCGACACTGAGGACGGcgagctccagctccagctccaccaGCTCCACGTCCACATCCAAGACGAGAGCAGGAACAACGTCGTTAATCTATTTACCGCCTTTCTGCTGTCCATGTAAGCATGTGCCTGCGGTCGGCACCAGGAGGCGGAGTCGAAGCCAGACTTTGAGCCGTGGCAGCGGGAGTTGCCACGGCAGCTGCTGTTGTCCGCCCGACTGggaacataaaaattatgataaaCATGCTTCAGCGGCCACGTTgacaccagcaacagcaacagcagaagcagcagcagcagcaacaaccaaaACAGGACCTGCAGCGGCAACAATGTCCTCTTCCTGGGATGGTAAATTCCTGCTGCCGGGTATTCAGTTACCCGTGGCCGCAGCGGGGCATAGTTGCCCCGATCTCCGGCAGACGTCGCAATTAGTTATCCCCACTGTTGCTGGCGGGGAAGTGCAGGTGAACGTGGAAGGCGGCGTCTTGGAATGCGGCAAGCGATGCTGGCGACGTGAGCGAATCCGGCGCGAAGGACCAAGTCATGCGTCTGCGGCGTCGCTTGCCCAGGTAAATCCAATCAGCACTAGCCCAGCAACAATGAAAGGAGCATCAGGAGCGGGAGTGGCAGCAACGACAACCGCGCACAATTCGCAAACAACGACAAAAACAACGGCAAGGGGCACAACTGGTGCAGCGTTGCCGCATGATGAAGAGTATGATGAATGTAGGTGCTTTAACTATAACGGTGATATTAGTCTGGATCGGCGGGGCGAGGCCGCGGAACTTTCCGGCATTACGTGGCTGATGTTCTTgtggcagcagctgctgccggGCAACGGAAACAatacccacacccacacccactcgCACTCCCACGAATCCAGCTTCCCAGCGGGGACAACAACGAAAACAgcaaggagcaggagctgcgCCATGACGTCGACACAAAGTTGGCTGGGACCGCTGCTTATGCTTCTTTTGGCCACGTCCGTCAGCGGCTGGGGCGGTCGGCAAGATG CGCCCGCAAATTGCACGTTTCCGGCACGATGGGAGGGCTCCTGGTTCCTATCCGGCTATCAGCAATCCATACACATCAAGGGCTCCCAGTTCAGCTATCGCGGCAGGTGTGCGGCCTCCGATGGTAACAAATATCTGATTGTCGACGA gAAAGGATGTCATCGTTGCCTGGTTATCTATGAGAAGCATAAAAATGTGCTCCAATATAAAGAAAGTGAGTGCGAAGGTGATAGTATGTATATGCATCAGTCGAACCCATCTGCACTGGCGATGCGTAGCTCTAATAAACAAAGTGATCATAGGGGGGGAGCTCATCCCAATACGAACGGGCATTCAAGACTATCTTCATCGGATCAGTACATAATGAGATCCAATGACGATATGAATGATTGTAAGCattaa